GTCCAATTCCAACACGGTAGGCACATATGCCGTCTGAAAAACCGGCAATTCATGTTCATCAAACAAATTATCTTGCCCTGTCTGCCCCATGCGCAGCATATCCGCCACTTCCAGCGTTTCAAAGCCCATGCCGATGAGTTTGTCTTGCAGATTCTTCGCCGTTTCGCCAAAACTTTTGGACGACAAATGCGCATAAGCGCGGTTTAAATCTTCCATTTTTCGGCGTTTGGCATACGGCATACGCAACACACGCCCCAAAAGCTGCTCGGCTTCTTTGCTAGACGACACGTTTTGCACCGAACAAAATACATAGGCAAACGGACAATCCCAACCTTCTTTTAAGGCCTCCACCGTGATGATGTAGAGAATCGGGCAGTTTTTGTCATACAAATCCACCTTATCCAGCTCGCGTTGCGACCCTGTAACCACGGCGATTTCACGCTCGTCAATTTTCAATTCTTCCAGCAGATACCGCTTTAACACCTCAACCGTTACCGCGCCGTTTTTGGCCTCTGCCTGAAACAGTACAATCGGACGTACATAATCGCTTTCGTGTTGGGCTTTTTGTGCCAACTCGCTGCGCCGCAAATACGCCCCGTCCACCGCCTGTTGCCAAGTTTCGTGTTCGGTTAAGATAATCGGCAGTTTGATCATCTCTTCTTTTTTGAGCACATTTGCGCCAACGTGATACAGCACATTACTGCCGCAACGCGCATCAACATTGGGCGTGGCGGTAAATTCCAAAATCGCAGACGGCAACAAATTGGCAAGCACATCAAACGTCAATGGCGTGCGGGCATTATGCGCTTCATCTACAATCACAAAAGGGCGGTAGGCTTTGAGCAGATTGGCAAACGAATGTTTGGTTTTGCCAAGCTGTTTTGCCTGCAAACCGTGTTCTTGCAAATCGGTTGGTTTGACTGTCTCCAAAGTCGCCAAAACATCAGACGGCAAACGTGCAAAATGCGGGGCTAAATGCTCGTTAAACGCATAAATTTTGCGGCCGTCTTCTTTTTCCACACGGAAATTTTGCAAAGTAGACACCACGATAACCGCCTTATTGCCAAAATCCTGCGGGCGCAACAGGGTAAATTCTTCGGTTTCAATCACCATCACTTGACGGTTAAACACCTTATCCAACGCCATGCGGTAAGGGTGTTTGGGGTTTTTCAAGGCTTCGGCAGTTTGGCTTTTAATCGTTTTGCCCGGCACCAGCCACAACGCCACAGGAAAATCACAACTCAAATACGCCTTTGCCACCCGCTCGATACTGTGCGAAGCAAGGAGTGTTTTACCGCCGCCTGTGGGAATGCGCACGCACACATAAGGAATATCGCGCAAGGCTTCGTGTTCGCTCGGCACTTTATAGGCAAAAGGCTGTTCATCGGCAAACGCCGCCGCCACATCTTTTTTCAGGCAGCCTGAAAAATAACGGCCGACACTTTCCAGAGCATCTTGTTGGTATGTTTTTAACTGCATGATTTTCCCCTTATTTATCCATCACATCATAAGGAATTCTTTTAAAAACAATATTATGGTTTGCCAAATATTTCTCAATCGAAGTCGCTTCGCCGTAAACGACAATATCCAAACCCTGTGCTAAAAACTCCTTAATCTGTGGCAACTCCCATAAAATTTTGCGGGTCAAAACATTGCCGCCGTCAGGACGTTTGTCGCCCAAAATACCGTTATACAACAGATAATAAGCCGTGTCGTTCATCACGCCGAGCAGGGGCGATTTTGCAGACGGCCTTGCAAACGGCACACGATGGGTTAAATACCAAATATGCGCCGCCAACGCATCAAACCCGATAGACGGATGGATCGCGCCGTATTCGTCAAATACTACTTCACCCAACTCGCAAAACCGAAACGCGCCGCCGCCTTGCCAGTTGGCACTGCCCGAAACGCCGCCCTGTTCGCCGTCAATCACTTTTTTTAAGCGCGGCACAACATGGGTTTTGGCGTGTTCGCCGATTTCAATGCCGATATAACGGCGGTTCATTTTGTGGGCAACGGCGGCGGTTGTGCCGCTGCCCAAAAAGCTGTCCAGGATTAAATCGCCCTCGTTGGTGGCGATTTGTAAAATGCGTTGGATTAGGCGTTCGGGTTTGGGGGTAGCAAAGATTTCTTGATTGTTAAATTCACGAACTTCTTTTTTGGCTTCTGTATTTCCGCCGACTTCATCTTGTAATAAGACGGTTAAAGGAACAATTCCTTGTTTAACTTGGTGCAAGAAACGTTTAACCATTGGAACGCCATCGCCATTTTTTCCAAAAACAATTAAATTGTCTTTGAGCATTTCAAAATATTTTTCTTCTCGCACCAACCAACATCTGCCTTTTGGTGGCATGACAATTTTTCCTGTTGGTGTTGTAATTGGATAGATATTGTCGCTAACACCAGTTTTGGCAAATTGAGCACCACGTTGTCCGCCAGTTAAACTAATCGTGAAATTATCAGGCGTGTATAAACCTCGTGGGTCATCGGTGCGATTGTATTTGGCATTCTGTTTTTCTGTTCGTTCCAATGGATTGGCTGTCCATTTTTCCTTATTTTTTGCGTAACAAAGAATGTGGTCATGGTTATCAGAAAGCCAAGTTGCGTGTCCCTGTGGTGCAGTTTTCTTTTGCCAAATTAAATTTGCCACAAAGTTTTTCCGCCCAAAAATCTCATCGCACATCACTTTGCAATAATGGCTTTCGTTGTCGTCCAGCGTAATCCAAATACTGCCGTCTTCCGCCAGCAAATCACGCAAAAGTTCCAAACGCGGATACATCATATTCAGCCACAGGCTGTGTTCCAAATTGTCGTCGTAATGGGAAAATGCACTGCCCGTGTTGTAGGGCGGGTCGATAAAAATACATTTGACACTGCCGGCATAAAACGGCAGCAAAGATTTCAGCGCGGCCAAATTGTCGCCCTGAATAATCAGATTATCGGTAAGTGCTTGATTTACCGAAATTTGCGGGGGGGGGGGGTAAGTGTTTGAATACCATAAGAAAACGCCTGATTTTCGCGCAGCAGGCGGTAAGGCGTTTTGCTTGCGGCTTTAACGGCATCTTCTTTGCCGTGCCAAGTGAGTTGCATAAGCGTACCCCGATGAAAAGTGTAATAAAATTAGCGTGCTATTTTAGCAAATTTGCCGGTATTATGTAGCAGTTGCACAAAGATTTAACTAAGTGTTTTTGCTACATTTTTCTTATCTCATTGTAATTTAAAGGTAAGAAAAAATGAATGCGTTAGAAAAGTTATTGATTGAAGAAATTTCCCTTGCAGAACAAGAAAGGGCTGAATTTGAAGCTAAGATAAAGGGGTTAAATCAGAAAATTTTAGACTATCGAACTGCGCTAAATCACGCAAGAGATTCAGATTTTTTATTAAGCAAGAAATCTCGCAATGTACGCTTTCAGTCGTCTCCATGCCAATTAGTGGCGCATATCCTTAAAAAGCAACCTGAAAAATGGTTTCATACAAATGAAATTACCCTTCAAGCATTGAAATTAGATAACCAGCCTATTGATAATGGTGTGCCACGCTTACACTTGCAAACAATGCATAGCACACTAAACCATCTTGTTAAACATTCATTGGTTGAGAAAAAGGTAGAAGGGAAAACGTGTTATTGGCGTTTGAAGGCAATGTAGTTATATTTTCAATCTCCACCGCACATCATTTGCTTTTAATGCTACTCGTTCTACTACGCCTTTATTAAGCCAATGCTTCAATGCACCACGCACTGAAACAGTATGTTGCGGTTGAATGATGGGGTCTTGTTTATCTCGAATAAGGACAAGTTCCGTTAATTCATTAACAGTAAAGTAATGATTTGGTTTTACTTTCATTTCAGCAAGCACCATTTGGCGTAGTTTTCCCTTGAAACGATGCTGATAAGTGCGGTAGGTATAAAGCTCCGTATTGTATTCATCAGTTAGGGCTTCTTCTTGCATAACCTCAATGGCTGCTTGTAGTTTATCAAGCTTACTCTCCACCAAAGCAAGATGTTCTAGCACTTGCTTACGTTCACGTTGCAAGCGGTCAATTTTTGCTTGAATTTGACTTAAATAGATTTTCTTTGCCATTACATTACCAGTCTTTCTACTTGCCTATGGTTGCCTTGCCAGTAGCCTTTCCAAGCATTATCTGATGATGTGCTGAGGCATTTACTGGTCACATCATTGAAAATGGTTAAATTATCCAGTTTGCGAGTATCTTCACGATAGGCTATTTCGTTTGCGTAGTTATCAAGGTAGATATTACTCATTTTATGAACTTGTCCGTAATACATACGTTTGAAACGTGCAAAGTAACTTTCGGCAAGGTTATTGGTAATCCCTTCATCACTACGATATTCTTTTTGATGGTTCACACGTTGTAAGTCGTAATCCACTATCAATTCATCATAAGCACTGTTTTCATCGGTATGAATACGGCTGTTTGGCTCAATATATGCAGTAGCCAATTTCTTCACGGATTCCGTGTTTTCTGACAAAATAGGAAACGTGATGGTTCTCTTTGCACCGACTAGTTGCGGATTAGACAAAGTGTCCTGTTCAGTGTAACGTTCACGCATAACCAGTACGCCACGTTTATTGGGATTGGCATTTTCTTTTAAGCGTCTATCTACTCGGTCTGCTTTCTTATTCTTTGGACGTGGAGCGGAATGCACGTAAGTACCATCAATATGGATTTCGCCTGATAATGGGAAAAGTTCACGTTGTACAATCAGGCTTTCTCGGATTTTATGTGATAAGGTAAAAGCGGTTTTGTACTGCACGTTTAAATCTCGAGAGAGCTGACAGGCTGAAATTCCCTTAACTGCATTGACAAATAAGGCAATAGCGAATAAATAGGTTTGAATTGGCAACTTATGGTTTGCAAAAATTGTCCCTGACGTAATGCTAAACGTGTGTCTGCAATGTTTGCATCGCCACTGCTTGCGAGTAGAGATAAAGTAGGCTTGATGTTGCACACCGCATTTTGGACACACGACGTTCTTTTCACTTCCCCAGCGGATACCGCAAAGCATCGAAAACGCTTCGCCATCAGATAGACGAGCTATCTGGATGGGTGAAAGCGTTCGAGCTTTGCTGGTTAAAAGGAAGTGTTGAGCCATTGCAATTATCTAAGTTATATTAAAAGGCTTTACTTGCTGAAAAATTGCGGGTTTATGTAGCAGTTGCATAAAACCTAAATCTAATCTTAACCGAATAAAAATACCTTTACCCATTTATACAGGTAAAGGTATTTTACTTTATTTTTATTTCAAACACTAAAGTGAATTAAGATCAAATATTAACTAAGTGTTTCTAATTCATCTTTAGTTAAAGGGGCTACACTTCGTCTTTATCTTATATTTAAAGCAATACGTACCCCCACACCTATCGAAGTAGATAAGATATTTACGGATAAATAATAACTAAGATAGAATCTTACTATTAGTTTCTATCTAATCTCAGATAATTTTTCTATAACCTGATATTTTACGCCATCAAAAATATTTAAGGAAAAATGTTTTTTAGCACATTGAATTTTTTGACGTTCACTTAAACTGAGAGAACTTTCATCAATTCCTGATTGAATGCCTTTGCCTGTATTTTTGGTTTCCGCTACAAAATAAACTTTTGAACGGTTATTCATTACCACAGCCCAGTCAGGGTTGTAATTACCAATTGGGGTAGGAATTTTAAACCAGTTAGGCAATTTGAAATACATTCGCACATCCTCATTGTTTTCGCATTCTTGGGCAAACTGTTTTTCAGTGTATGAATCTAGTGAAATATAATTAGCGAAAATAGTTTTGTGTTGTTTTTCTTTATCACTTTGATTGACTTCAAAGGTGTGTTCATTGAAAAAGATTTCCAAGCCGTTTTTTTCCAATTCTTTCCATTGAATTAAAGTCTGTTCATAGCCATTTTTTTGTGGATCAACTTGTGAATACTCAATACCATCAATCATTAAGCCATTTAAGGCTTGTAAAATTTTTTCACTCACCATATCAATAAAGCGTTGCGGATTATTAGCAAGCTCGTGCAAGCGGTCGGATTTTTGCAAAATTTCACAAATAGTTTGGCGAGTTAATTGGGTTTTACGCTGAATAGCTTGCAATACATCAGGGATTTCCCAATGAGTATCAATTTCTGCATAGCGAGAATTGGTTTCTTCACCCCAAATACCTTGTTCAGATTGACGTAATTTTGCCTTTTGCACATTCAGTTGAACCCGTTGAATAGTGGGCATTTCTCTCATCAATTTTATCGCACTTTCAATCAGTTTTTCTCGTTCAAATCGCACGGAATAACGTGTTTTTTGTTGTAATTTTTGCCAAATTTCAATAAATGTGGAATCAAGGGTAAAGCCTTTTCGATAACGTTGTTGCAAGCGAGTTTCTCTTGATTTTACGCCACCATTGGTAAATTTAATTCCGCATTCATCTTCATATTCTTTTTGAAGATTTGCCGCAAAACTTTGGTAGCTTTCATTAGGAATCACTGTGAGGATATTTACACTTTCATCATAAATGCGTTCGCCTTGTTGGTTTACCGCCAAACGCAAGCCACGCCCAATTTCTTGGCGTTTTTTAATTGGCGAACGGGTTTCATTTAGTGTACAAATTTGAAATACATTTGGGTTATCCCAGCCTTCTTTTAAAGCGGAGTGAGAAAAAATAAAACGCAACGGCGAATCAAAAGAAAGTAGTTTTTCTTTATCTCGCATAATTAAATTATAAGTATCTTCGTCTGCTTTTGTGCAACCCGTAGTATCTTTCTCCTTACCTTTATCTTGGGAAAAATAGCCATCGTGTACCCCGTTTGCACTCATTCCTGTTTCACGCTCATAGATTTCATTAAACCAGCGGTAAAATTTGCCGTTATCACGGTAATTCGCCACCTTATCAATAA
The nucleotide sequence above comes from Neisseria animalis. Encoded proteins:
- a CDS encoding DEAD/DEAH box helicase — its product is MQLKTYQQDALESVGRYFSGCLKKDVAAAFADEQPFAYKVPSEHEALRDIPYVCVRIPTGGGKTLLASHSIERVAKAYLSCDFPVALWLVPGKTIKSQTAEALKNPKHPYRMALDKVFNRQVMVIETEEFTLLRPQDFGNKAVIVVSTLQNFRVEKEDGRKIYAFNEHLAPHFARLPSDVLATLETVKPTDLQEHGLQAKQLGKTKHSFANLLKAYRPFVIVDEAHNARTPLTFDVLANLLPSAILEFTATPNVDARCGSNVLYHVGANVLKKEEMIKLPIILTEHETWQQAVDGAYLRRSELAQKAQHESDYVRPIVLFQAEAKNGAVTVEVLKRYLLEELKIDEREIAVVTGSQRELDKVDLYDKNCPILYIITVEALKEGWDCPFAYVFCSVQNVSSSKEAEQLLGRVLRMPYAKRRKMEDLNRAYAHLSSKSFGETAKNLQDKLIGMGFETLEVADMLRMGQTGQDNLFDEHELPVFQTAYVPTVLELDRLPENLTSDEQSQLIATEQDGRFLVQVSGNLSDNLQSAILKTATGKKQTLLKQQIAIHQAKIAKSASPAEQGRIFAAIPQLCVNIQGELMLADPDILLDYRGWHLLDYPARLEKFRVQTGSDSFAVDIDGDKLTQRFYGQQLHLTDDWLDLSQNDFIRWLDNHVRVSDIPQAVMLAFLQRLTDDLLAKPNVSLADLLQQKFALARDIQALIQGYRQKAVADCYQQSLFGGNDVQACLDAQHQFCFDLKHYAPQPPFYSGNYRFNKSYFAQIEDLKSSGEELDCAKVIDSLPQVKHWVRNPVKRGFGLPLAKDNFYPDFIAELTDGRILVVEYKGEPYKTNDDSKEKCLIAERWAKLSGGQCLFIMAVKQDEQGRDVREQLLDTVA
- a CDS encoding site-specific DNA-methyltransferase, producing MAALKSLLPFYAGSVKCIFIDPPYNTGSAFSHYDDNLEHSLWLNMMYPRLELLRDLLAEDGSIWITLDDNESHYCKVMCDEIFGRKNFVANLIWQKKTAPQGHATWLSDNHDHILCYAKNKEKWTANPLERTEKQNAKYNRTDDPRGLYTPDNFTISLTGGQRGAQFAKTGVSDNIYPITTPTGKIVMPPKGRCWLVREEKYFEMLKDNLIVFGKNGDGVPMVKRFLHQVKQGIVPLTVLLQDEVGGNTEAKKEVREFNNQEIFATPKPERLIQRILQIATNEGDLILDSFLGSGTTAAVAHKMNRRYIGIEIGEHAKTHVVPRLKKVIDGEQGGVSGSANWQGGGAFRFCELGEVVFDEYGAIHPSIGFDALAAHIWYLTHRVPFARPSAKSPLLGVMNDTAYYLLYNGILGDKRPDGGNVLTRKILWELPQIKEFLAQGLDIVVYGEATSIEKYLANHNIVFKRIPYDVMDK
- a CDS encoding transcriptional regulator produces the protein MNALEKLLIEEISLAEQERAEFEAKIKGLNQKILDYRTALNHARDSDFLLSKKSRNVRFQSSPCQLVAHILKKQPEKWFHTNEITLQALKLDNQPIDNGVPRLHLQTMHSTLNHLVKHSLVEKKVEGKTCYWRLKAM
- a CDS encoding DNA repair protein: MAKKIYLSQIQAKIDRLQRERKQVLEHLALVESKLDKLQAAIEVMQEEALTDEYNTELYTYRTYQHRFKGKLRQMVLAEMKVKPNHYFTVNELTELVLIRDKQDPIIQPQHTVSVRGALKHWLNKGVVERVALKANDVRWRLKI
- a CDS encoding IS1595 family transposase — translated: MAQHFLLTSKARTLSPIQIARLSDGEAFSMLCGIRWGSEKNVVCPKCGVQHQAYFISTRKQWRCKHCRHTFSITSGTIFANHKLPIQTYLFAIALFVNAVKGISACQLSRDLNVQYKTAFTLSHKIRESLIVQRELFPLSGEIHIDGTYVHSAPRPKNKKADRVDRRLKENANPNKRGVLVMRERYTEQDTLSNPQLVGAKRTITFPILSENTESVKKLATAYIEPNSRIHTDENSAYDELIVDYDLQRVNHQKEYRSDEGITNNLAESYFARFKRMYYGQVHKMSNIYLDNYANEIAYREDTRKLDNLTIFNDVTSKCLSTSSDNAWKGYWQGNHRQVERLVM
- a CDS encoding restriction endonuclease codes for the protein MQLKFEELVHQQQAIEAVVTLFKGELNKTTAFALNTVGNQPIMANQLALPFEEIEKNLNAVQEKFHQKLTVLSDHGLHFSVEMETGTGKTYVYLRTIFELNKQYGWQKFVIVVPSVAIREGVQQTVRATAEHFDNLFDKPTINTTVYRSDRLNALRGFATNNHIEILIMNIDSFKKDDNVINRINESGEAPILQISQTQPIVIIDEPQNMETELSKQAIEALNPLFVLRYSATHKNPYHKIYSLNPLEAYNQKLVKQIEVEPVLAENDVNGAYIVLKEPIVGKGKLKAKIEIHIQTDKETKKKPVTIQAGDDLYEKSGKNESYRHGFIINELSADPFEIRLSNGQILTQSEDDDLLRDEIMKKQMECTIKEHLAKEKRLNSKGIKVLSLFFIDKVANYRDNGKFYRWFNEIYERETGMSANGVHDGYFSQDKGKEKDTTGCTKADEDTYNLIMRDKEKLLSFDSPLRFIFSHSALKEGWDNPNVFQICTLNETRSPIKKRQEIGRGLRLAVNQQGERIYDESVNILTVIPNESYQSFAANLQKEYEDECGIKFTNGGVKSRETRLQQRYRKGFTLDSTFIEIWQKLQQKTRYSVRFEREKLIESAIKLMREMPTIQRVQLNVQKAKLRQSEQGIWGEETNSRYAEIDTHWEIPDVLQAIQRKTQLTRQTICEILQKSDRLHELANNPQRFIDMVSEKILQALNGLMIDGIEYSQVDPQKNGYEQTLIQWKELEKNGLEIFFNEHTFEVNQSDKEKQHKTIFANYISLDSYTEKQFAQECENNEDVRMYFKLPNWFKIPTPIGNYNPDWAVVMNNRSKVYFVAETKNTGKGIQSGIDESSLSLSERQKIQCAKKHFSLNIFDGVKYQVIEKLSEIR